The Pan paniscus chromosome 12, NHGRI_mPanPan1-v2.0_pri, whole genome shotgun sequence genome window below encodes:
- the LOC100974506 gene encoding uncharacterized protein LOC100974506, which yields MAGDCGPTRKQPSSQKGPSPPRACAHRPVGGENWSLQGTVQLLCGCVPRSQDFQEIEPVPCALGNNSPRQHFGIPGYPEAARDFSSSPAPGLLTLCSRLRAKPDSVCLRFFPPWEANATPTRLCLRVSLAGRREAGPVPGGRWRSEFGEDSRPRPRQGARSFTWCLGT from the coding sequence ATGGCCGGTGACTGTGGCCCGACTCGAAAACAACCCTCTTCTCAAAAGGGACCATCACCGCCCCGAGCGTGCGCACACAGACCGGTCGGAGGCGAGAACTGGTCTCTACAGGGCACAGTTCAGCTCCTCTGTGGATGCGTCCCCAGATCGCAGGATTTCCAAGAAATCGAGCCTGTCCCTTGTGCACTTGGGAATAATTCCCCAAGACAGCACTTCGGGATTCCGGGTTATCCTGAGGCTGCCCGGGACTTTTCCAGCTCTCCAGCCCCAGGTCTCCTGACATTGTGTTCCAGGCTGCGGGCTAAGCCAGACAGTGTTTGCCTCCGGTTCTTTCCACCGTGGGAAGCGAACGCCACCCCCACCCGCCTTTGCCTGCGAGTCTCCCTCGCTGGCAGAAGGGAAGCCGGCCCGGTCCCGGGAGGAAGATGGCGCAGCGAATTCGGTGAGGACAGCCGGCCCCGCCCCCGACAAGGAGCTCGCTCGTTCACCTGGTGTCTGGGAACTTGA
- the LRATD1 gene encoding protein LRATD1 yields MGNQLDRITHLNYSELPTGDPSGIEKDELRVGVAYFFSDDEEDLDERGQPDKFGVKAPPGCTPCPESPSRHHHHLLHQLVLNETQFSAFRGQECIFSKVSGGPQGADLSVYAVTALPALCEPGDLLELLWLQPAPEPPAPAPHWAVYVGGGQIIHLHQGEIRQDSLYEAGAANVGRVVNSWYRYRPLVAELVVQNACGHLGLKSEEICWTNSESFAAWCRFGKREFKAGGEVRAGTQPPQQQYYLKVHLGENKVHTARFHSLEDLIREKRRIDASGRLRVLQELADLVDDKE; encoded by the coding sequence ATGGGCAACCAACTGGACCGCATCACCCACCTCAACTACAGCGAGTTGCCCACAGGGGACCCGTCGGGGATTGAAAAGGACGAACTGCGGGTCGGGGTTGCCTACTTCTTCTCGGATGATGAGGAAGACCTGGACGAACGCGGGCAGCCCGACAAGTTTGGCGTGAAGGCCCCCCCGGGTTGCACCCCCTGCCCGGAGAGCCCcagccgccaccaccaccacctgctGCACCAGCTGGTCCTCAACGAGACTCAGTTTTCCGCCTTTCGGGGCCAGGAATGCATCTTTTCCAAAGTGAGCGGTGGCCCTCAGGGCGCCGACCTGAGCGTCTACGCGGTCACCGCGCTGCCAGCGCTCTGCGAACCCGGCGACCTGCTGGAGCTGCTGTGGCTGCAGCCCGCGCCGGAGCCGCCCGCGCCCGCCCCACACTGGGCCGTCTACGTGGGCGGCGGGCAGATCATCCACCTGCACCAAGGCGAGATCCGCCAGGACAGCCTGTATGAGGCGGGCGCGGCCAACGTGGGCCGGGTGGTGAATAGCTGGTACCGCTACCGCCCGCTGGTGGCCGAGCTGGTGGTGCAGAACGCCTGCGGCCACCTGGGCCTCAAGAGCGAGGAGATCTGCTGGACGAACTCGGAGAGCTTCGCCGCCTGGTGCCGCTTTGGCAAGCGGGAGTTCAAGGCGGGAGGGGAGGTGCGGGCAGGCACGCAGCCCCCGCAGCAGCAGTACTATCTCAAGGTGCACCTGGGAGAGAACAAGGTCCACACCGCCAGGTTTCACAGCCTGGAAGACCTCATCCGCGAGAAGCGCCGTATCGACGCCAGCGGCCGCCTGCGAGTGCTCCAGGAGCTCGCCGACCTCGTGGACGACAAGGAGTAG